The following are from one region of the Neurospora crassa OR74A linkage group III, whole genome shotgun sequence genome:
- a CDS encoding superoxide dismutase 1 copper chaperone, translated as MPPYTARQILSISSLALAGFGGAYLWQQRQQHRNYFQSQSSPAAPKSSIPKIAGNMASITTPFKTLFAVPMHCESCVNDVSGALYKLPGINKVEANLKDQLLTIEGTAAPSAIVNAIQSTGRDAILRGSGDSQGAAVSILETYHKPTLDKITPAPGASDRMVRGLARMVQVNNSTTLVDLTLRGIAPGTYRATIREFGDLARGVESAGPVWSGTATLTADTKAQISGDPNAPRGVLGTVEINKDGRGSVFLSHPFQIWEVIGHAFAVAPVSVDESAGSTLENDENTVVGVIARSAGVWDNDKTVCSCTGKTLWEERKDEVEKGML; from the exons ATGCCACCGTACACGGCCAGACAAATCCTAAGTATTTCTAGTCTAGCTTTAGCAGGTTTTGGAGGCGCATACCTTTGGcaacaacgccaacaacatAGGAACTATTTTCAGTCACAGTCATCCCCGGCTGCTCCCAAATCATCAATCCCGAAGATAGCCGGCAACATGGCTTCCATCACAACCCCCTTCAAG ACTCTCTTCGCCGTGCCCATGCACTGCGAAAGCTGCGTGAACGACGTCTCCGGTGCACTCTACAAGCTCCCCGGAATCAACAAAGTGGAGGCCAACCTGAAGGACCAGCTGCTCACGATAGAAGGCACGGCCGCGCCTTCCGCCATCGTCAACGCCATCCAGTCCACGGGCCGTGACGCCATCCTGCGCGGTTCCGGCGACTCTCAAGGCGCGGCCGTCAGCATCCTCGAGACTTACCACAAGCCCACCCTAGACAAGATCACGCCCGCCCCGGGAGCCTCGGACCGCATGGTCCGCGGCCTGGCGCGCATGGTGCAGGTGAACAACTCGACCACGCTCGTCGACCTCACGCTGCGCGGCATCGCGCCGGGTACTTACCGCGCTACGATCCGCGAGTTCGGCGATCTTGCGCGGGGTGTCGAGTCGGCCGGCCCGGTGTGGTCCGGCACTGCTACGCTGACGGCCGACACCAAGGCGCAGATCTCTGGAGACCCTAACGCCCCGCGCGGCGTATTGGGAACGGTGGAGATCAACAAGGACGGACGCGGGAGCGTGTTCCTCAGCCACCCGTTCCAGATCTGGGAGGTGATTGGGCACGCGTTCGCTGTTGCGCCGGTGTCGGTGGATGAGAGCGCGGGAAGTACGTTGGAGAACGACGAGAATACGGTGGTGGGCGTGATTGCGAGGAGCGCGGGCGTGTGGGATAACGATAAGACGGTGTGCTCGTGCACGGGGAAGACGCtgtgggaggagaggaaggatgaggttgagaaggGGATGCTGTGA
- a CDS encoding mitochondrial 54S ribosomal protein YmL23, whose product MSQTVGATRLAYSRVWHHISAVTPHPTLSTIKAPSEAITPPSLGRLASRIATILMGKHKPIWDPSTDCGDYVVVTNCAGLYTTGHKKWRKTYYRHNTRPGSLQAITMDALMEKHGGAEVLRKAVSGMLPKNRLRDKRLARLKAFEGDAHPYKENLVRFGGKVVGAPGWEEAVKAIREADMERL is encoded by the exons ATGTCGCAAACAGTCGGAGCT ACCCGACTAGCCTACTCCCGTGTCTGGCACCACATCTCCGCCGTCACCCCTCACCCCACCCTCTCGACCATCAAGGCTCCTTCCGAGGCCATCACTCCCCCTTCTCTCGGTCGCCTCGCCTCGCGCATTGCCACCATCCTGATGGGCAAGCACAAGCCGATCTGGGATCCCTCCACCGACTGCGGCGACTACGTCGTGGTGACCAACTGCGCGGGTTTGTACACGACGGGCCACAAGAAGTGGCGCAAGACGTACTACCGCCACAACACCCGGCCCGGTTCGCTACAGGCCATCACCATGGATGCGCTGATGGAGAAGCACGGCGGCGCCGAGGTGCTGCGCAAGGCCGTCAGCGGCATGCTTCCCAAGAACAGGCTGCGCGACAAGAGACTGGCGAGGCTCAAGGCGTTTGAGGGTGATGCGCACCCGTACAAGGAGAACTTGGTGCGATTTGGCGGTAAGGTGGTGGGCGCTCCAGGTTGGGAGGAGGCTGTCAAGGCTATCCGGGAGGCGGACATGGAGAGGTTATGA
- a CDS encoding uricase, with protein sequence MARLSAARYGKDNVRVYKVHKDEKTGQQSVTEMTVCCLLEGEIDTSYTQADNSVIVATDSIKNTIYIKAKEHPVNPPELYASILGQHFLDKYAHISAAHIDVTVHRWTRMVIDGQPHPHSFLRDGQETRNVEATVTRDGITIKSGIVGLQVLKSTGSAFHGFVRDEFTTLKETWDRILSTDVDAGWTWKKCANLAAVQDGVERFDAAWEAARNITLKTFAEDESASVQNTMYKMCEQILDAVPETEKTNYSLPNKHYFEVDLSWHKGLQNTGKDAEVYAPQSGPNGLIKCEVSRS encoded by the exons ATGGCCCGCCTTTCTGCTGCCCGCTATGGCAAGGACAATGTCCGCGTCTACAAGGTCCacaaggacgagaagacTGGCCAGCAGTCGGTCACCGAGATGACCGTCTGCTGCCTTCTCGAGGGCGAGATCGACACCTCGTACACCCAGGCCGATAACAGCGTTATTGTCGCTACCGACTCCATCAAGAACACCATCTacatcaaggccaaggagcaCCCTGTCAACCCTCCCGAGCTGTACGCCAGTATCCTAGGCCAACACTTTCTCGACAAGTATGCCCACATCAGCGCCGCCCACATTGACGTGACCGTCCACCGCTGGACGCGCATGGTCATTGACGGCCAGCCCCACCCCCACAGCTTCCTGCGCGACGGCCAGGAGACTCGCAACGTCGAGGCCACTGTCACTCGGGacggcatcaccatcaagaGCGGCATCGTCGGCCTCCAGGTGCTCAAGAGCACTGGATCCGCCTTTCACGGCTTCGTCCGTGACGAGTTCACCACTCTCAAGGAGACGTGGGACCGCATTCTCTCCACCGACGTGGATGCCGGATGGACTTGGAAGAAGTGTGCCAACCTGGCGGCCGTTCAGGACGGTGTTGAACGCTTCGACGCTGCGTGGGAGGCTGCCCGCAACATCACGCTCAAGACATTTGCGGAAGACGAGTCGGCGTCGGTACAGAACACTATGTACAAGATGTGCGAGCAGATCTTGGATGCGGTACCCGAGACGGAGAAGACCAACTATTCGCTACCCAACAAGCACTACTTTGAAGTTG atcTCAGTTGGCACAAGGGCCTCCAGAACACCGGCAAGGACGCCGAGGTGTACGCTCCCCAGTCTGGTCCCAACGGTCTCATCAAATGCGAGGTCTCTCGCTCGTAA
- a CDS encoding cytosolic regulator Pianissimo, whose translation MAGPSTMLNASANPQNARSYSSQQPGTSQTSRVSFDRDGVQPPGPAQPQNGGRNLAASAVSFAPRGTALNPSPMPGSFSSDLRSQLNLTRTGSRPEMYALEKLDENVGDTHDQPLSQLREELNREMKIKEGSENMLEALNTKKPKQAKEQRARIEAELNSSTQKIKELRRKITAAQTTKATPTTPVRSRTTAFLQDSNGMRSPPSASRSGAGSDFDEPTESPTYALTELLQALEVDGMTPDYYVSRANSLVDLFKRHPTLKYDLVWSIFGLRMQVMLMSESREVVAAGYRMIRYAISDITSLRRIRALNTDYLVTWSLIKDRKSDVEREQALKFVRAFLDVKDGVKEISRAVVRTIAAIAEEPDERLRPICIETLAEILIRDPALLISAGGLAPLRDALADGSYKASESLTSAFLYLLDAPQRRKYLCAGNELEILFTAFTDDLSTNERILKQNSRAVASALKTWSGLMTLSMYNFRAIKSMIHSMVVNTGPIRETILDLLYSLFRIKSPAWATSFLAGRRLTTYGRVTNLRSTSTKGSHGDFDDDGGEQDFAEHYTALLLAIFVKSGVVQGLLRLTQELDNPPVKRKATLLIGEVLKLASRLLPPSVSSSLQMLPELFSAAANLKDEKHFIASGVVYQISSVSKTLYRSSPTTFTPSVVPSSNSLDLGILDDHPKSNSAITFDDATFRQLLVDSHVLSSSNYAKWNWDIILRVIEGPLTSGKRLEEAIKASKFIKRIMSFYRPFKYRFSEVKSTRNTQKYVRVGCSLMHTLLQSPEGCKYLSDNKLLRQIAECLAQCDPTSGLTAQYPMFARDRLTDTLCGGYFPMLGILTGDQKGIQMLDRWRIFNMMYRIVDLKQRPDIIKLMLANFDYSLHGHPRVLLSKALTAGTKDIRIDATNALRKYATRPRISTQGQEPSDSKWAIQLLVTQLYDPDIEVCATAVKILEKACNTKNNLEYIVECRPALDHLGEIGAPLLLRFLSTSIGYHYLDGLDYISNEMDDWFLGRNDSYVSVIEASLARSFLEHQDDHTNRISVFDDEQEIEADSHVPPHFYRELTRTQEGCKLLREKGHFDEFAATIREYGMQSDDPEMIVKVKGCLWAVGNVGSMELGAPFLESCDVVEQIVHIAQNHEVMSLRGTAFFVLGLISRSVHGLEILLENGWDANTNVLGNSLGFCIPSDLSKLFSLKPWQYIPVTAIQLPDSQKTETTKLPAIPSRPRSQSLINAIKEEEEEKQKAAAAATQMSSKPDNSTATQSGGNPPPAEDLAPRNELDPDPTNQRILELIIDLANMVLYRRSRAELLQIKATKKAAGFNQPQLFRKVMSLLECHHYRLQDRSMIVGLFDKSVMRVVIFEEGQTTSGESEMEMDMEEDEDGDEDEDYGDATMSATGMNSVREEVEEDEVQLRDGRRQESSDDIRMGMSEDEDEDEEEEEENDDDEDKSSPPALKERDLHRRGGQHGHLHHGGLEEARRRYAMNPPPRGVVGVQQVGGISGGGGAVVGSFGSSGGGSGSVSGSVDEQQRTERQRSISDPADLERHSMIRGPFR comes from the exons ATGGCTGGGCCATCCACCATGTTGAACGCATCAGCAAACCCCCAGAACGCCAGATCCTACTCGTCGCAACAGCCCGGAACCTCGCAGACTTCCCGAGTGAGCTTCGATCGCGATGGCGTGCAACCCCCGGGTCCCGCCCAGCCCCAGAATGGCGGTCGGAACCTCGCCGCGTCCGCCGTGAGCTTTGCCCCGCGCGGTACCGCTCTCAACCCGTCGCCCATGCCAGGCAGCTTCAGTTCGGACCTGCGGAGCCAGCTGAACCTCACCCGTACTGGCTCTCGCCCCGAAATGTATGCCCTCGAGAAGCTGGACGAGAATGTGGGCGACACGCATGACCAACCCCTGTCGCAGTTACGGGAGGAGTTGAACCGCGAGATGAAGATCAAGGAGGGGAGCGAGAACATGTTGGAGGCTCTGAATACCAAAAAGCCAAAGCAAGCGAAAGAACAGCGAGCGAGGATCGAGGCCGAGCTAAACTCCTCCACTCAAAAGATCAAGGAATTGCGTCGCAAGATCACGGCTGCCCAAACCACCAAAGCAACACCGACGACTCCCGTCAGGTCCAGAACCACTGCCTTTCTTCAGGACTCGAATGGTATGCGCTCCCCGCCGAGTGCTTCAAGGAGCGGCGCCGGTTCTGATTTTGACGAGCCGACCGAGTCTCCCACGTACGCCCTTACCGAGCTCCTACAGGCCCTCGAGGTCGACGGCATGACACCGGACTACTATGTTTCGAGGGCAAACAGTCTAGTTGATCTCTTCAAGCGTCATCCAACTCTCAAATACGACTTGGTGTGGTCCATTTTTGGCCTTCGCATGCAGGTCATGCTGATGAGCGAAAGTCGCGAAGTCGTTGCTGCAGGCTACAGGATGATACGATACGCCATTTCTGATATCACGTCTCTCAGGAGAATCCGTGCCCTGAATACGGATTACCTGGTTACATG GTCCTTGATCAAAGACCGCAAATCGGACGTCGAGCGTGAGCAGGCTCTCAAGTTTGTTCGCGCCTTTCTCGATGTCAAAGACGGCGTCAAGGAGATCTCGAGAGCAGTCGTCCGAACCATCGCCGCGATAGCTGAGGAGCCTGATGAGCGGCTACGGCCAATCTGCATAGAGACTCTGGCCGAGATTCTAATACGCGATCCTGCCCTGCTCATATCTGCTGGAGGACTGGCGCCACTGCGTGACGCCTTAGCTGACGGATCATACAAGGCCTCGGAGAGTTTGACAAGTGCTTTCCTTTACCTCCTGGATGCGCCACAACGACGCAAATACCTTTGCGCCGGTAACGAGTTGGAAATCCTATTCACCGCGTTCACCGACGACCTCTCAACCAACGAGCGCATTCTCAAGCAGAACTCTAGGGCTGTGGCATCGGCACTCAAGACATGGTCTGGGCTGATGACTTTGTCCATGTACAACTTTCGTGCGATCAAGTCCATGATTCACAGCATGGTCGTGAACACAGGACCAATACGAGAGACCATCCTCGATCTCCTCTACTCGTTGTTCCGTATCAAGTCCCCGGCGTGGGCTACCTCTTTTCTGGCCGGTAGGCGACTCACCACTTATGGTAGAGTTACGAATCTCAGGTCTACGTCCACCAAAGGATCACATGGCgactttgatgatgatggtggcgaACAGGATTTTGCTGAGCACTATACCGCACTATTGCTGGCCATCTTCGTCAAGTCTGGCGTGGTACAAGGCCTCCTAAGGCTGACCCAAGAACTTGACAATCCGCCTGTCAAGCGGAAGGCAACCCTGCTTATAGGAGAGGTTCTCAAACTCGCAAGCCGCCTTCTCCCACCGTCTGTGAGTAGCAGTCTGCAGATGCTGCCAGAACTGTTCAGCGCTGCCGCCAATCTTAAAGACGAGAAACATTTTATTGCTTCTGGAGTAGTATACCAAATAAGCAGCGTCAGCAAGACGCTCTACAGATCATCGCCAACAACCTTCACCCCTTCGGTGGTACCATCGAGCAACTCTTTGGATCTGGGGATACTGGATGACCATCCCAAAAGCAACTCCGCCATCACATTTGATGATGCGACATTCCGACAGCTACTTGTTGATTCACACGTCCTAAGCAGCTCTAATTATGCCAAATGGAATTGGGACATAATATTGAGGGTAATCGAAGGGCCCCTGACAAGTGGAAAGCGGCTCGAAGAGGCCATAAAAGCATCCAAATTCATAAAGCGTATCATGAGTTTCTACCGCCCGTTCAAATACCGGTTCTCGGAGGTCAAGAGCACAAGAAACACGCAAAAGTACGTCAGAGTGGGATGCTCTCTCATGCATACTCTGTTACAAAGCCCCGAGGGCTGCAAATATCTCTCGGATAACAAACTTCTCAGGCAGATTGCTGAATGTCTGGCACAATGTGACCCAACAAGCGGGTTGACAGCACAATATCCAATGTTTGCTCGGGATCGTCTCACAGATACTTTGTGCGGAGGTTACTTTCCCATGCTTGGTATCCTTACCGGGGACCAGAAGGGCATTCAGATGCTCGATAGGTGGCGTATCTTCAACATGATGTATCGCATTGTTGACCTGAAACAACGGCCCGACATCATCAAGCTGATGCTTGCAAATTTCGACTACTCTCTACATGGCCACCCACGAGTGCTCCTTTCCAAGGCTCTAACGGCTGGGACGAAGGACATCCGGATCGACGCCACAAATGCCTTGCGCAAGTATGCCACGCGGCCAAGGATATCAACGCAGGGCCAGGAACCAAGTGACTCCAAATGGGCCATTCAGCTCCTGGTAACCCAGCTGTATGACCCAGACATTGAAGTCTGTGCCACGGCTGTGAAAATTCTTGAGAAGGCCTGTAACACCAAGAACAATCTCGAGTACATCGTCGAGTGTCGACCAGCGTTAGATCATCTAGGAGAGATAGGGGCTCCCCTTCTGTTGCGCTTTCTGTCGACCTCGATCGGCTACCACTATCTTGACGGCCTAGACTACATCAGCAACGAAATGGATGACTGGTTCCTTGGCCGCAACGATTCATACGTCAGCGTCATTGAGGCAAGCCTTGCCCGTTCCTTCCTAGAACACCAAGACGACCATACCAACCGCATCAGTGTCTTCGATGACGAGCAAGAAATCGAGGCGGACAGTCACGTTCCTCCACATTTCTACCGCGAGCTCACCCGAACACAAGAAGGTTGCAAGCTTCTGAGGGAAAAGGGACACTTTGACGAGTTCGCGGCAACAATCCGCGAGTACGGTATGCAGTCAGATGATCCAGAGATGATCGTCAAAGTCAAGGGCTGTCTATGGGCGGTAGGCAATGTTGGTTCCATGGAGCTCGGCGCGCCATTCCTGGAGTCCTGCGACGTCGTAGAACAGATTGTTCATATTGCCCAAAACCACGAGGTGATGAGTCTTCGTGGCACGGCATTTTTTGTCCTCGGTCTCATCTCGCGTTCCGTCCACGGCCTAGAAATCCTCCTCGAGAACGGATGGGACGCCAACACCAATGTTCTCGGTAACTCACTAGGCTTCTGTATCCCCTCCGACCTCTCCAAACTCTTTTCTCTTAAACCGTGGCAGTACATCCCCGTAACGGCCATCCAGCTGCCCGACAGTCAAAAGACCGAGACCACCAAGCTTCCCGCCATCCCCTCTCGCCCGCGCTCACAGAGCTTAATCAACGCTatcaaggaagaagaggaggagaagcaaaaggcggcggcagcagcgacgCAAATGAGCTCCAAACCCGACAACAGCACTGCTACCCAGTCAGGAGGCAACCCACCGCCGGCCGAAGATTTGGCTCCCAGGAATGAACTCGATCCGGACCCGACGAACCAGCGCATCCTCGAGCTCATCATCGACCTGGCCAACATGGTCCTCTACCGCCGCTCGCGCGCTGAGCTTCTGCAGATCAAAGCGaccaagaaggctgctggCTTCAACCAGCCGCAGCTCTTCAGGAAGGTCATGAGTCTGCTCGAGTGCCACCACTACCGCCTGCAAGACCGGAGCATGATTGTCGGGTTATTCGATAAGTCTGTGATGCGAGTAGTCATCTTCGAGGAAGGTCAGACAACAAGCGGGGAGAGCGAGATGGAAATGGAcatggaagaggacgaggacggtgacgaagacgaggattATGGTGATGCGACCATGTCGGCCACAGGGATGAATTCCGTGAGGGAGGAggtcgaagaagacgaagtcCAACTCCGAGACGGGCGGCGACAAGAGAGTTCCGATGACATTAGGATGGGGATGAgtgaagacgaggacgaagatgaagaggaggaggaggaaaatgacgatgatgaggataaATCATCCCCTCCCGCCCTCAAAGAGCGAGACCTCCACCGTCGCGGTGGTCAGCACGGTCATCTCCACCATGGCGGGCTGGAAGAAGCAAGAAGGAGGTATGCCATGAATCCGCCACCACGTGGTGTCGTCGGTGTACAGCAGGTTGGCGGAATcagcggtggcggcggcgctgTTGTTGGAAGCTTTGGGAGCTCGGGAGGTGGCTCAGGCTCGGTCTCAGGCTCGGTGGACGAGCAACAGAGGACAGAACGACAAAGGAGTATAAGTGACCCGGCGGACTTAGAGAGGCATTCCATGATCAGAGGGCCGTTTAGGTAG